A stretch of Microtus pennsylvanicus isolate mMicPen1 chromosome 5, mMicPen1.hap1, whole genome shotgun sequence DNA encodes these proteins:
- the LOC142849495 gene encoding tripartite motif-containing protein 30A-like isoform X1 codes for MASSVLEMIKEEVTCPICLELLKDPVSADCNHIFCRACITLNYESSKGKEGEGICPVCRDSYLFEDLRPNWHVTNIVERLKEFKSSPEEEQKVNVCVQHGEKLQLFCEKDMVAICWLCERSQEHRGHQTALIEEVANKYKGMLLAALVMQMDNMEICGQWENNLQKERVSWENQIQSEVENVESEFKGLREFLDSKEKNELQKLMKEKEDILDILEDSQIELVKQRESVRDLISDLEHRLQCSTMEMLQGVNHVLTRSQNLRLKQPKMVPSKQRRIFRVPDLKGMLQVFQGLRDAQRHWVHVTPNQTQDKNIVINEDKRQIQHRNGNKRNSQISNTYKLGVIGYPAIHSGKHYWEVDVSRCDAWLLGINNGKCAKPQLSAANEKNFNVKYNSNVKRHVHFSPFTFDDEYKHDFGDRQYVNYQPKHEVKDDSDDKQHANYQPKCGYWVIGMTDRSVYNAFEECSVTHNASVLLLSLTHPPTRVGVFLDREACTLSFYDVSNHGALIYRFYEPNFPTAVFPYFNSMGCSKPLTVCGPPS; via the exons ATGGCCTCATCAGTCCTGGAGATGATCAAGGAGGAGGTGACCTGTCCTATCTGCCTGGAGCTTCTGAAAGACCCTGTGAGTGCCGATTGTAACCACATCTTCTGCAGAGCCTGCATCACTCTGAACTATGAGTCCAGCAAAGGCAAAGAAGGGGAGGGCATCTGCCCTGTGTGCCGAGATAGTTACCTGTTTGAGGATCTGAGGCCTAATTGGCATGTTACCAACATAGTGGAGAGGCTCaaggagttcaagtccagcccagaggaggagcagaaggtgaATGTCTGTGTACAACATGGAGAGAAACTCCAGCTCTTCTGTGAGAAGGACATGGTGGCCATCTGCTGGCTTTGTGAGAGATCTCAGGAGCACCGTGGACACCAAACAGCTCTCATTGAAGAGGTGGCCAATAAATACAAG GGGATGCTCCTGGCTGCCCTGGTCATGCAAATGGATAATATGGAAATATGTGGCCAGTGGGAAAACAACCTTCAGAAGGAGAGAGTTTCCTGGGAG AACCAAATACAGAGTGAGGTAGAAAACGTTGAGTCGGAGTTTAAAGGACTGCGGGAATTCCTGGACTCCAAGGAGAAGAATGAGCTGCAGAAGCtgatgaaagagaaggaagacatcCTAGACATCCTGGAAGATTCTCAAATTGAGCTGGTGAAGCAGAGGgagtcagtgagagacctcaTCTCAGATCTGGAGCATCGCTTGCAGTGTTCAACCATGGAGATGCTGCAG GGTGTGAATCATGTCCTAACAAG GAGTCAGAACTTAAGACTGAAACAGCCCAAAATGGTCCCAAGTAAACAGAGAAGGATCTTCCGAGTTCCGGATCTGAAAGGCATGCTGCAAGTGTTTCAAG GGCTCCGGGATGCCCAGCGCCACTGGG TTCACGTGACCCCGAATCAAACACAAGATAAAAACATTGTCATTAatgaagacaaaagacaaatacAACATCGAAATGGTAATAAAAGAAATTCTCAGATTTCTAACACCTACAAATTGGGCGTCATAGGGTATCCAGCTATTCACTCAGGGAAACATTACTGGGAAGTAGACGTGTCTAGATGTGACGCCTGGCTCCTGGgaataaataatggaaaatgtGCTAAACCCCAGCTTTCTGCAGCAAATGAAAAGAACTTCAATGTCAAATATAATTCTAATGTTAAACGACATGTACATTTTTCCCCTTTCACCTTTGACGATGAATACAAACATGATTTTGGGGACAGACAATATGTGAATTATCAACCTAAACATGAAGTTAAAGATGATTCTGATGATAAACAGCATGCAAATTATCAGCCCAAATGTGGCTACTGGGTTATAGGGATGACAGACAGGTCTGTATATAATGCCTTTGAAGAGTGTTCTGTCACCCACAATGCCAGTGTCTTGCTCCTCTCTCTGACTCATCCTCCCACTCGTGTTGGAGTTTTCCTGGACCGTGAAGCTTGCACTCTCTCATTTTATGATGTTTCCAACCATGGAGCTCTCATCTATAGATTCTATGAACCAAACTTCCCTACTGCggtttttccatattttaattcTATGGGATGTTCAAAGCCATTGACAGTCTGTGGGCCACCCTCCTAA
- the LOC142849495 gene encoding tripartite motif-containing protein 30A-like isoform X2, which produces MASSVLEMIKEEVTCPICLELLKDPVSADCNHIFCRACITLNYESSKGKEGEGICPVCRDSYLFEDLRPNWHVTNIVERLKEFKSSPEEEQKVNVCVQHGEKLQLFCEKDMVAICWLCERSQEHRGHQTALIEEVANKYKNQIQSEVENVESEFKGLREFLDSKEKNELQKLMKEKEDILDILEDSQIELVKQRESVRDLISDLEHRLQCSTMEMLQGVNHVLTRSQNLRLKQPKMVPSKQRRIFRVPDLKGMLQVFQGLRDAQRHWVHVTPNQTQDKNIVINEDKRQIQHRNGNKRNSQISNTYKLGVIGYPAIHSGKHYWEVDVSRCDAWLLGINNGKCAKPQLSAANEKNFNVKYNSNVKRHVHFSPFTFDDEYKHDFGDRQYVNYQPKHEVKDDSDDKQHANYQPKCGYWVIGMTDRSVYNAFEECSVTHNASVLLLSLTHPPTRVGVFLDREACTLSFYDVSNHGALIYRFYEPNFPTAVFPYFNSMGCSKPLTVCGPPS; this is translated from the exons ATGGCCTCATCAGTCCTGGAGATGATCAAGGAGGAGGTGACCTGTCCTATCTGCCTGGAGCTTCTGAAAGACCCTGTGAGTGCCGATTGTAACCACATCTTCTGCAGAGCCTGCATCACTCTGAACTATGAGTCCAGCAAAGGCAAAGAAGGGGAGGGCATCTGCCCTGTGTGCCGAGATAGTTACCTGTTTGAGGATCTGAGGCCTAATTGGCATGTTACCAACATAGTGGAGAGGCTCaaggagttcaagtccagcccagaggaggagcagaaggtgaATGTCTGTGTACAACATGGAGAGAAACTCCAGCTCTTCTGTGAGAAGGACATGGTGGCCATCTGCTGGCTTTGTGAGAGATCTCAGGAGCACCGTGGACACCAAACAGCTCTCATTGAAGAGGTGGCCAATAAATACAAG AACCAAATACAGAGTGAGGTAGAAAACGTTGAGTCGGAGTTTAAAGGACTGCGGGAATTCCTGGACTCCAAGGAGAAGAATGAGCTGCAGAAGCtgatgaaagagaaggaagacatcCTAGACATCCTGGAAGATTCTCAAATTGAGCTGGTGAAGCAGAGGgagtcagtgagagacctcaTCTCAGATCTGGAGCATCGCTTGCAGTGTTCAACCATGGAGATGCTGCAG GGTGTGAATCATGTCCTAACAAG GAGTCAGAACTTAAGACTGAAACAGCCCAAAATGGTCCCAAGTAAACAGAGAAGGATCTTCCGAGTTCCGGATCTGAAAGGCATGCTGCAAGTGTTTCAAG GGCTCCGGGATGCCCAGCGCCACTGGG TTCACGTGACCCCGAATCAAACACAAGATAAAAACATTGTCATTAatgaagacaaaagacaaatacAACATCGAAATGGTAATAAAAGAAATTCTCAGATTTCTAACACCTACAAATTGGGCGTCATAGGGTATCCAGCTATTCACTCAGGGAAACATTACTGGGAAGTAGACGTGTCTAGATGTGACGCCTGGCTCCTGGgaataaataatggaaaatgtGCTAAACCCCAGCTTTCTGCAGCAAATGAAAAGAACTTCAATGTCAAATATAATTCTAATGTTAAACGACATGTACATTTTTCCCCTTTCACCTTTGACGATGAATACAAACATGATTTTGGGGACAGACAATATGTGAATTATCAACCTAAACATGAAGTTAAAGATGATTCTGATGATAAACAGCATGCAAATTATCAGCCCAAATGTGGCTACTGGGTTATAGGGATGACAGACAGGTCTGTATATAATGCCTTTGAAGAGTGTTCTGTCACCCACAATGCCAGTGTCTTGCTCCTCTCTCTGACTCATCCTCCCACTCGTGTTGGAGTTTTCCTGGACCGTGAAGCTTGCACTCTCTCATTTTATGATGTTTCCAACCATGGAGCTCTCATCTATAGATTCTATGAACCAAACTTCCCTACTGCggtttttccatattttaattcTATGGGATGTTCAAAGCCATTGACAGTCTGTGGGCCACCCTCCTAA
- the LOC142849493 gene encoding tripartite motif-containing protein 30A-like isoform X3, translating to MASSVLEMIKEEVTCPICLELLKEPVSADCNHIFCRACITLNYESSKGKEGEGICPVCRDSYLFEDLRPNWHVTNIVERLKEFKSSPEEEQKVNVCVQHGEKLQLFCEKDMVAICWLCERSQEHRGHQTALIEEVANKYKGKLQAALELQMANEKRCDHWEDDLQKERTFWENQIQSEVENVESEFKGLREFLDSKEKNEVEKLMKEKEDILDILEDSQIELVKQRESVRDLISDLEHRLQCSTMEMLQGVNHVLTRSQNLRLKQPKMVPSKQRRIFRVPDLKGMLQVFEGLRDAQRHWVHVTLNQTQDKNIVINEDKRQIQHRNGWCKKYMWGLF from the exons ATGGCCTCATCAGTCCTGGAGATGATCAAGGAGGAGGTGACCTGTCCTATCTGCCTGGAGCTTCTGAAAGAACCTGTGAGTGCCGATTGTAACCACATCTTCTGCAGAGCCTGCATCACTCTGAACTATGAGTCCAGCAAAGGCAAAGAAGGGGAGGGCATCTGCCCTGTGTGCCGAGATAGTTACCTGTTTGAGGATCTGAGGCCTAATTGGCATGTTACCAACATAGTGGAGAGGCTCaaggagttcaagtccagcccagaggaggagcagaaggtgaATGTCTGTGTACAACATGGAGAGAAACTCCAGCTCTTCTGTGAGAAGGACATGGTGGCCATCTGCTGGCTTTGTGAGAGATCTCAGGAGCACCGTGGACACCAAACAGCTCTCATTGAAGAGGTGGCCAATAAGTACAAG GGGAAGCTCCAGGCTGccctggagttgcagatggctaACGAGAAAAGATGTGACCACTGGGAAGATGACCTTCAAAAGGAGAGAACTTTCTGGGAG AACCAAATACAGAGTGAGGTAGAAAACGTTGAGTCCGAGTTTAAAGGACTGCGGGAATTCCTGGACTCCAAGGAGAAGAATGAGGTTGAGAAGCtgatgaaagagaaggaagacattCTAGACATCCTGGAAGATTCTCAAATTGAGCTGGTGAAGCAGAGGgagtcagtgagagacctcaTCTCAGATCTGGAGCATCGCTTGCAGTGTTCAACCATGGAGATGCTGCAG gGTGTGAATCATGTCCTAACAAG GAGTCAGAACTTAAGACTGAAACAGCCCAAAATGGTCCCAAGTAAACAGAGAAGGATCTTCCGAGTTCCAGATCTGAAAGGCATGCTGCAAGTGTTTGAAG GGCTCCGGGATGCCCAGCGCCACTGGG TTCACGTGACCCTGAATCAAACACAAGATAAAAACATTGTCATTAatgaagacaaaagacaaatacAACATCGAAATG GTTGGTGTAAAAAATACATGTGGGGTCTGTTCTAA
- the LOC142849493 gene encoding tripartite motif-containing protein 30A-like isoform X1, protein MASSVLEMIKEEVTCPICLELLKEPVSADCNHIFCRACITLNYESSKGKEGEGICPVCRDSYLFEDLRPNWHVTNIVERLKEFKSSPEEEQKVNVCVQHGEKLQLFCEKDMVAICWLCERSQEHRGHQTALIEEVANKYKGKLQAALELQMANEKRCDHWEDDLQKERTFWENQIQSEVENVESEFKGLREFLDSKEKNEVEKLMKEKEDILDILEDSQIELVKQRESVRDLISDLEHRLQCSTMEMLQGVNHVLTRSQNLRLKQPKMVPSKQRRIFRVPDLKGMLQVFEGLRDAQRHWVHVTLNQTQDKNIVINEDKRQIQHRNGNKRNSQISNTYKLGVIGYPAIHSGKHYWEVDVSRCDAWLLGINNGKCAKPQLSAANEKNFNVKYNSNVKLHVHFSPFTFDDEYKHDFGDRQYVNYQPKHEVKDDSDDKQHANYQPKCGYWVIGMTDRSVYNAFEECSVTHNASVLLLSLTRPPTRVGVFLDREACTLSFYDVSNHGALIYRFYEPNFPKAVYPYFNPMGCSKPLTVCGPPS, encoded by the exons ATGGCCTCATCAGTCCTGGAGATGATCAAGGAGGAGGTGACCTGTCCTATCTGCCTGGAGCTTCTGAAAGAACCTGTGAGTGCCGATTGTAACCACATCTTCTGCAGAGCCTGCATCACTCTGAACTATGAGTCCAGCAAAGGCAAAGAAGGGGAGGGCATCTGCCCTGTGTGCCGAGATAGTTACCTGTTTGAGGATCTGAGGCCTAATTGGCATGTTACCAACATAGTGGAGAGGCTCaaggagttcaagtccagcccagaggaggagcagaaggtgaATGTCTGTGTACAACATGGAGAGAAACTCCAGCTCTTCTGTGAGAAGGACATGGTGGCCATCTGCTGGCTTTGTGAGAGATCTCAGGAGCACCGTGGACACCAAACAGCTCTCATTGAAGAGGTGGCCAATAAGTACAAG GGGAAGCTCCAGGCTGccctggagttgcagatggctaACGAGAAAAGATGTGACCACTGGGAAGATGACCTTCAAAAGGAGAGAACTTTCTGGGAG AACCAAATACAGAGTGAGGTAGAAAACGTTGAGTCCGAGTTTAAAGGACTGCGGGAATTCCTGGACTCCAAGGAGAAGAATGAGGTTGAGAAGCtgatgaaagagaaggaagacattCTAGACATCCTGGAAGATTCTCAAATTGAGCTGGTGAAGCAGAGGgagtcagtgagagacctcaTCTCAGATCTGGAGCATCGCTTGCAGTGTTCAACCATGGAGATGCTGCAG gGTGTGAATCATGTCCTAACAAG GAGTCAGAACTTAAGACTGAAACAGCCCAAAATGGTCCCAAGTAAACAGAGAAGGATCTTCCGAGTTCCAGATCTGAAAGGCATGCTGCAAGTGTTTGAAG GGCTCCGGGATGCCCAGCGCCACTGGG TTCACGTGACCCTGAATCAAACACAAGATAAAAACATTGTCATTAatgaagacaaaagacaaatacAACATCGAAATGGTAATAAAAGAAATTCTCAGATTTCTAACACCTACAAATTGGGTGTCATAGGGTATCCAGCTATTCACTCAGGGAAACATTACTGGGAAGTAGACGTGTCTAGATGTGACGCCTGGCTCCTGGgaataaataatggaaaatgtGCTAAACCCCAGCTTTCTGCAGCAAATGAAAAGAACTTCAATGTCAAATACAATTCTAATGTTAAACTACATGTACATTTTTCCCCTTTCACCTTTGACGATGAATACAAACATGATTTTGGGGACAGACAATATGTGAATTATCAACCTAAACATGAAGTTAAAGATGATTCTGATGATAAACAGCATGCAAATTATCAGCCCAAATGTGGCTACTGGGTTATAGGGATGACGGACAGGTCTGTATATAATGCCTTTGAAGAGTGTTCTGTCACCCACAATGCCAGTGTCTTGCTCCTCTCTCTGACTCGTCCTCCCACTCGTGTTGGAGTTTTCCTGGACCGTGAAGCTTGCACTCTCTCATTTTATGATGTTTCCAACCATGGAGCTCTCATCTATAGATTCTATGAACCGAACTTCCCTAAAGCGGTTTATCCATATTTTAATCCTATGGGATGTTCAAAGCCATTGACAGTCTGTGGGCCACCCTCCTAA
- the LOC142849493 gene encoding tripartite motif-containing protein 30A-like isoform X2 encodes MASSVLEMIKEEVTCPICLELLKEPGKLQAALELQMANEKRCDHWEDDLQKERTFWENQIQSEVENVESEFKGLREFLDSKEKNEVEKLMKEKEDILDILEDSQIELVKQRESVRDLISDLEHRLQCSTMEMLQGVNHVLTRSQNLRLKQPKMVPSKQRRIFRVPDLKGMLQVFEGLRDAQRHWVHVTLNQTQDKNIVINEDKRQIQHRNGNKRNSQISNTYKLGVIGYPAIHSGKHYWEVDVSRCDAWLLGINNGKCAKPQLSAANEKNFNVKYNSNVKLHVHFSPFTFDDEYKHDFGDRQYVNYQPKHEVKDDSDDKQHANYQPKCGYWVIGMTDRSVYNAFEECSVTHNASVLLLSLTRPPTRVGVFLDREACTLSFYDVSNHGALIYRFYEPNFPKAVYPYFNPMGCSKPLTVCGPPS; translated from the exons ATGGCCTCATCAGTCCTGGAGATGATCAAGGAGGAGGTGACCTGTCCTATCTGCCTGGAGCTTCTGAAAGAACCT GGGAAGCTCCAGGCTGccctggagttgcagatggctaACGAGAAAAGATGTGACCACTGGGAAGATGACCTTCAAAAGGAGAGAACTTTCTGGGAG AACCAAATACAGAGTGAGGTAGAAAACGTTGAGTCCGAGTTTAAAGGACTGCGGGAATTCCTGGACTCCAAGGAGAAGAATGAGGTTGAGAAGCtgatgaaagagaaggaagacattCTAGACATCCTGGAAGATTCTCAAATTGAGCTGGTGAAGCAGAGGgagtcagtgagagacctcaTCTCAGATCTGGAGCATCGCTTGCAGTGTTCAACCATGGAGATGCTGCAG gGTGTGAATCATGTCCTAACAAG GAGTCAGAACTTAAGACTGAAACAGCCCAAAATGGTCCCAAGTAAACAGAGAAGGATCTTCCGAGTTCCAGATCTGAAAGGCATGCTGCAAGTGTTTGAAG GGCTCCGGGATGCCCAGCGCCACTGGG TTCACGTGACCCTGAATCAAACACAAGATAAAAACATTGTCATTAatgaagacaaaagacaaatacAACATCGAAATGGTAATAAAAGAAATTCTCAGATTTCTAACACCTACAAATTGGGTGTCATAGGGTATCCAGCTATTCACTCAGGGAAACATTACTGGGAAGTAGACGTGTCTAGATGTGACGCCTGGCTCCTGGgaataaataatggaaaatgtGCTAAACCCCAGCTTTCTGCAGCAAATGAAAAGAACTTCAATGTCAAATACAATTCTAATGTTAAACTACATGTACATTTTTCCCCTTTCACCTTTGACGATGAATACAAACATGATTTTGGGGACAGACAATATGTGAATTATCAACCTAAACATGAAGTTAAAGATGATTCTGATGATAAACAGCATGCAAATTATCAGCCCAAATGTGGCTACTGGGTTATAGGGATGACGGACAGGTCTGTATATAATGCCTTTGAAGAGTGTTCTGTCACCCACAATGCCAGTGTCTTGCTCCTCTCTCTGACTCGTCCTCCCACTCGTGTTGGAGTTTTCCTGGACCGTGAAGCTTGCACTCTCTCATTTTATGATGTTTCCAACCATGGAGCTCTCATCTATAGATTCTATGAACCGAACTTCCCTAAAGCGGTTTATCCATATTTTAATCCTATGGGATGTTCAAAGCCATTGACAGTCTGTGGGCCACCCTCCTAA